In a genomic window of Magnolia sinica isolate HGM2019 chromosome 14, MsV1, whole genome shotgun sequence:
- the LOC131225467 gene encoding UPF0481 protein At3g47200-like has protein sequence MENDRKAIEKAENLSKHVAVDINSAWLNSMNAKLAASNPNPSTKDPTTIFRVPPIIRQADASNAYDPQIISIGPFHMSNKQLQSMEEHKWRYLNNLLSRSPYSKLKVCLMEIKAMEAQARSCYSESINVGSDEFVQMMVIDGCFIIELFLKQEEAIGVDPIHRTAWMLPIIARDMLLLENQLPLFILQRLFELTVESSQSSLIDLAFDFYRHLFQIYDGMQQSMGSIHHLLHLFHLHLLPSPPPDDLHPNGYSRLYSMPSAGPPPPRLIPSATDLQRAGVRFKRNSKVSSFLDVKFSKGVMEIPLLSIYEYTDHLFRNFMAFEQCHPIAGDHFTTYTILMNCLINTSADVDLLNQNKIIEHRLGSNDEVARLINEMTNGVAFDHENGYLPGLFKEVRGYSEEAWHAWRASMVRNYFSSPWAFISLIAGLFAFILTTTMSIFGIYSHFHPHQL, from the coding sequence ATGGAGAACGATAGAAAAGCCATTGAGAAGGCAGAAAACCTCAGCAAACATGTAGCAGTAGATATCAATAGTGCATGGCTCAATTCCATGAATGCGAAGCTGGCAGCCTCTAATCCAAATCCATCTACTAAAGATCCAACCACCATCTTTAGAGTCCCCCCAATCATCCGGCAGGCCGATGCAAGCAACGCTTATGATCCCCAGATCATCTCCATCGGCCCATTTCACATGTCCAACAAGCAGCTACAATCCATGGAAGAACACAAATGGCGGTACCTAAACAACCTCCTCTCTCGAAGCCCGTATAGTAAGCTGAAAGTCTGCCTCATGGAGATAAAGGCCATGGAAGCCCAAGCACGGAGCTGTTATTCTGAGAGTATCAATGTTGGTAGCGATGAGTTCGTGCAGATGATGGTAATCGACGGTTGCTTCATCATCGAGCTCTTCCTCAAGCAGGAGGAAGCCATTGGGGTGGACCCCATTCATCGGACGGCTTGGATGCTGCCGATTATAGCCCGAGACATGCTTCTCTTAGAAAACCAACTTCCTTTATTCATACTACAGCGATTGTTCGAACTTACAGTTGAATCCAGCCAATCATCTCTCATTGATCTCGCGTTTGATTTTTATAGACATTTGTTTCAGATTTACGATGGAATGCAACAATCAATGGGATCCATCCATCATCTGCTCCATTTATTTCACTTACATCTCCTCCCATCACCTCCACCAGATGACTTACACCCCAACGGTTACTCTCGCCTCTATAGCATGCCTTCAGCGGGCCCACCGCCACCGAGATTGATACCTTCAGCAACAGACCTCCAGCGAGCTGGAGTTAGATTCAAGAGGAACTCGAAAGTGTCCAGCTTCTTGGATGTAAAATTCAGTAAGGGAGTGATGGAAATCCCACTTCTATCCATCTACGAATACACAGACCATCTCTTCCGAAACTTCATGGCCTTCGAGCAATGTCATCCCATCGCCGGAGACCACTTCACCACCTACACAATCCTCATGAATTGCCTCATCAACACGTCCGCTGACGTGGACTTACTGAACCAAAACAAGATTATAGAGCATCGGTTGGGAAGTAACGACGAGGTGGCTCGTCTCATCAATGAGATGACCAATGGCGTGGCTTTCGATCATGAAAACGGTTACCTTCCGGGTCTCTTCAAGGAGGTTAGGGGCTATAGTGAGGAGGCTTGGCATGCATGGCGGGCTAGCATGGTTCGTAACTATTTCAGTAGTCCATGGGCGTTTATTTCACTCATAGCCGGCCTCTTCGCTTTCATTCTCACCACTACGATGTCCATATTCGGTATCTATTCACATTTCCACCCGCATCAGTTGTAA